In Halococcus agarilyticus, one genomic interval encodes:
- a CDS encoding glycosyltransferase family A protein has protein sequence MPDIALGVVVLTRTDKLSGLLESVEQQPIDKVYIADNGKMTPEKEQLYNEDFAFELVVLDLEYDIGLGYSRDSIVKEFDEDYLFVVDSDHELPHNAMLLLDQLEERPDIGGIAGSLIEPDQGKLWQDAKDFHEEGNDLVRGARYEEKNIEYISGSPFVEFDFIPNAVLFRKECLQDYSWDPEYPLGRAHADFYLGHWLNTDWKFGISPEVLFRHYPGGDTEYISHRRADEKYEFAEKYFLGKWGYDDFRTDYRYWYSTHYEDLTIVGRAKRYYQEEGSKAFLKKSIRSAPDIARRNISMFMDR, from the coding sequence ATGCCTGATATTGCGCTCGGCGTCGTGGTTCTGACCCGCACGGACAAACTCAGCGGACTACTCGAGTCAGTCGAGCAGCAACCTATCGACAAGGTCTATATAGCGGACAACGGGAAAATGACGCCCGAAAAAGAGCAGCTCTACAACGAAGATTTTGCATTCGAGCTCGTGGTTCTCGATCTAGAGTACGATATTGGACTAGGATATAGCCGTGACAGTATCGTGAAAGAATTTGACGAGGACTATCTGTTCGTTGTGGATAGCGATCACGAACTCCCACATAACGCAATGCTCTTGCTTGATCAGTTGGAGGAGCGTCCTGATATCGGCGGGATCGCCGGATCACTCATCGAACCCGACCAAGGAAAGCTGTGGCAAGATGCCAAGGATTTCCATGAGGAAGGCAATGACTTAGTCCGTGGCGCACGGTACGAAGAAAAGAATATCGAGTACATTTCTGGCTCGCCCTTCGTCGAATTCGATTTCATCCCGAATGCAGTGCTATTCCGCAAGGAGTGTCTTCAGGACTACTCGTGGGATCCCGAATATCCTCTAGGCCGTGCTCACGCCGATTTTTACCTCGGACATTGGCTGAATACTGACTGGAAGTTTGGTATCTCTCCCGAAGTGCTCTTCCGACATTACCCCGGAGGAGATACGGAGTACATATCCCACAGACGTGCCGACGAGAAATATGAGTTTGCTGAAAAGTATTTCCTCGGTAAATGGGGATACGATGACTTCCGTACTGACTATCGGTACTGGTACTCTACCCACTACGAAGACCTAACGATTGTTGGACGGGCGAAGAGGTACTATCAAGAGGAAGGTTCGAAAGCGTTTCTCAAAAAGTCGATTCGCTCAGCCCCCGACATCGCTCGGAGGAATATCTCTATGTTCATGGACAGGTGA
- a CDS encoding asparagine synthase-related protein, with amino-acid sequence MDETFASCPRGATHIVPLSGGLDSRTILGLLLEHVGPSQILTVTYGIPGTWDFDIPRRVADVTGVENIPIDLSPSKTQWSHDDLLNYARELDHPNRVFEGYINYAARKRAKQRVEGQTVFWSGFFGEALAGAHRSNFSTDCEDWAEACEQFAVWNRSCDAEFVPCGFDPTATLPPTQWLKAGALSYGDQLDFGVRQPCFINPIAVPLDDQAPFYHEEWVSFILSVPETHRDDRRLFKQLIQDMFPDLFSLPTQTRAGNPLGADSKWSVLNNKVADLRYCWDKMTKDHTLHSNGQYLNFDMALRHQTSFRDVVKSLIGRLAERGVVEWWNPWTIWSDHQRGSDFGQELRTLASLELFIEANYK; translated from the coding sequence ATGGACGAAACATTCGCATCGTGTCCCAGAGGCGCAACGCACATCGTCCCGCTCAGTGGAGGTCTCGACTCGCGGACCATCCTTGGACTTCTCTTAGAACACGTCGGTCCATCGCAGATTCTGACCGTTACCTACGGCATTCCGGGGACGTGGGACTTCGACATTCCCCGTCGCGTCGCGGATGTCACTGGTGTTGAAAATATCCCGATTGATCTCAGTCCCTCGAAGACTCAGTGGTCACATGACGATCTTCTTAACTATGCTAGAGAGCTGGATCACCCGAACAGAGTTTTTGAGGGGTACATCAATTATGCCGCTCGAAAGCGCGCAAAACAGCGCGTTGAGGGCCAGACTGTTTTCTGGAGTGGGTTCTTCGGTGAGGCACTGGCCGGCGCGCACCGGAGCAACTTCTCGACAGATTGTGAGGACTGGGCTGAGGCCTGCGAGCAGTTCGCAGTGTGGAATCGGTCGTGTGATGCCGAGTTCGTCCCTTGTGGGTTCGACCCGACAGCAACACTTCCCCCCACCCAGTGGCTCAAAGCTGGTGCGCTTTCGTATGGCGATCAGTTGGACTTCGGGGTTCGACAGCCGTGTTTTATTAACCCCATCGCCGTACCGTTGGACGATCAAGCCCCATTTTACCACGAGGAGTGGGTGTCGTTCATCCTGAGTGTTCCCGAAACCCATCGTGACGACAGGCGACTGTTTAAGCAACTCATCCAAGATATGTTTCCTGATTTGTTCTCCCTTCCTACCCAGACGCGGGCCGGAAACCCCCTCGGTGCGGATTCTAAATGGTCCGTTCTCAATAACAAGGTTGCAGATCTTCGATATTGTTGGGATAAGATGACAAAAGATCATACACTCCACTCCAACGGCCAGTACCTCAATTTCGACATGGCTCTCCGGCATCAGACATCGTTCCGCGATGTCGTCAAATCGCTCATCGGTCGGCTTGCCGAACGGGGGGTGGTCGAGTGGTGGAATCCGTGGACCATCTGGAGCGATCATCAACGAGGTAGTGATTTCGGACAAGAATTGCGAACTCTGGCGTCGCTTGAGCTATTTATCGAAGCGAACTATAAATAA
- a CDS encoding class I SAM-dependent methyltransferase has product MKQWVNQHAPKAALRVLRPPYRKWKQIQENGQRIWERALFAGHQRGLFELDDIYEESFYARRRQDPWRSDAHNVSEVINSKYSPDSVIDFGCAIGAHLEVFFEDGATVHGVDGNRAAFDHAVIPDEYLEQYDLRNRYTVDHTYDLVLCFELAEHLPEKSADGLVKTLVGAGDTIVMTAATPGQGGTHHVNTQPRKYWIDKFHSQGMTYDEQAVRYLRDHINVEKTTWIPKNLLVFNR; this is encoded by the coding sequence ATGAAGCAGTGGGTTAACCAACACGCCCCCAAAGCCGCGTTGCGCGTACTTCGGCCACCATACCGTAAATGGAAGCAGATACAAGAGAATGGTCAACGGATATGGGAGCGAGCGTTGTTCGCTGGGCACCAACGCGGACTTTTCGAATTGGACGACATCTACGAGGAGTCCTTCTATGCACGGCGCAGACAGGACCCTTGGCGATCCGATGCGCACAATGTGTCTGAAGTCATTAACAGCAAGTATAGTCCTGATAGCGTGATTGATTTCGGCTGCGCTATTGGTGCTCACCTCGAAGTGTTTTTCGAAGATGGAGCAACCGTGCATGGCGTTGACGGGAACAGAGCGGCATTTGACCATGCAGTAATTCCAGACGAGTATTTGGAACAGTACGATCTCCGGAATCGGTACACAGTCGATCACACCTACGATCTTGTACTCTGTTTCGAGCTGGCCGAACATCTCCCCGAAAAGTCCGCTGACGGGCTTGTGAAGACGCTTGTTGGGGCGGGAGACACCATCGTGATGACCGCTGCAACGCCTGGACAAGGTGGAACTCATCACGTCAACACACAGCCACGAAAATATTGGATTGATAAATTTCATTCACAAGGGATGACTTACGACGAGCAAGCAGTACGGTATCTCCGCGATCACATAAACGTTGAGAAAACAACGTGGATTCCGAAAAACCTTCTTGTTTTTAATCGATAG